One Amorphoplanes digitatis genomic window carries:
- the mtrB gene encoding MtrAB system histidine kinase MtrB: MPVRRTLRTVRREWRVGVRRGRRVAAPARRAWRRSLHLRVVTLTLVASSLLVGAFGWFIANRSTQILLDRAEDEVHAQMLGKVEYAYQQLTVHRQVFDRTLPATIIDTVNRLADGDSAQSGGAIVSLRADNFPELKPVTSVKVDTTSLITPEMVHAVADGQVAQQIRTATIGGVRTKYLVYGSPVPTSFGHVELYYLVPLTTEDQAANEIRTTVLVTGMALVILLGVVAGLVTRMVVTPVRVAARTAQRLSAGLLDQRMKVDGEDDLALLAASFNQMAANLQRQIVRLEEMSRLQRRFTSDVSHELRTPLTTVRMAADLLFSEREDFDPAVARSAELLQAELDRFESLLTDLLEISRFDAGFAALDAEYTDLVPIVERVAERLAGLGERVGVTIDLRLPETPVIAEVDPRRIERVLRNLVGNAVEHGEGRPVEVTLATDEAAVAVTVRDHGVGLKQGEERLVFNRFWRADPSRARQTGGTGLGLSIAVEDARLHGGWLEAWGEPGGGAQFRLTVPVRSGDRLVAAPLPLIPRDRAVDARPAAIEAAPAPDDDVAGEPAGVAR, from the coding sequence ATGCCCGTCCGCCGCACCCTTCGCACGGTGCGGCGGGAGTGGCGCGTCGGCGTGCGCCGGGGCCGGCGGGTCGCCGCGCCCGCCCGGCGGGCCTGGCGCCGCTCGCTGCACCTGCGGGTCGTCACCCTGACGCTCGTCGCGTCCAGCCTGCTGGTCGGGGCCTTCGGGTGGTTCATCGCGAACCGGAGCACGCAGATCCTGCTGGATCGCGCCGAGGACGAGGTGCACGCCCAGATGCTGGGCAAGGTCGAATATGCGTACCAGCAGCTCACGGTGCACCGGCAGGTGTTCGACCGGACGCTGCCGGCGACGATCATCGACACGGTGAACCGGCTCGCCGACGGCGACTCGGCGCAGAGCGGCGGGGCGATCGTCTCGCTGCGTGCCGACAACTTCCCCGAGCTCAAGCCGGTCACCTCGGTGAAGGTCGACACCACCTCCTTGATCACCCCGGAGATGGTGCACGCGGTCGCCGACGGGCAGGTCGCCCAGCAGATCCGGACCGCGACCATCGGCGGCGTGCGGACCAAGTACCTGGTCTACGGGTCGCCGGTGCCGACCAGCTTCGGCCACGTCGAGCTCTACTACCTCGTGCCGCTCACCACCGAGGACCAGGCGGCCAACGAGATCAGGACCACCGTGCTGGTCACCGGCATGGCCCTGGTCATCCTGCTCGGGGTCGTCGCGGGCCTGGTCACCCGCATGGTGGTGACGCCGGTGCGTGTCGCCGCGCGCACGGCGCAGCGGCTCTCGGCCGGCCTGCTCGACCAGCGCATGAAGGTCGACGGCGAGGACGACCTGGCGCTGCTGGCGGCCTCGTTCAACCAGATGGCGGCCAACCTACAGCGCCAGATCGTGCGCCTGGAGGAGATGTCCCGGCTCCAGCGGCGCTTCACCTCCGACGTGTCGCACGAGCTGCGCACCCCGCTGACCACCGTGCGGATGGCGGCCGACCTGCTCTTCTCCGAGCGCGAGGACTTCGACCCGGCGGTGGCGCGCAGCGCCGAGCTGTTGCAGGCCGAGCTGGACCGCTTCGAGAGCCTGCTGACCGACCTGCTGGAGATCAGCCGCTTCGACGCGGGCTTCGCCGCGCTCGACGCGGAATACACCGACCTGGTGCCGATCGTCGAGCGGGTCGCGGAGCGCCTGGCCGGGCTCGGCGAGCGGGTCGGGGTGACCATCGACCTGCGGCTGCCGGAGACGCCGGTCATCGCCGAGGTCGACCCCCGCCGGATCGAGCGGGTGCTGCGCAACCTGGTCGGCAACGCCGTCGAGCACGGCGAGGGCCGGCCGGTCGAGGTCACCCTGGCGACCGACGAGGCCGCCGTCGCGGTCACCGTCCGGGATCACGGCGTCGGGCTCAAGCAGGGTGAGGAGCGGCTGGTGTTCAACCGGTTCTGGCGCGCCGACCCGTCCCGCGCCCGGCAGACCGGCGGCACCGGGCTGGGCCTGTCCATCGCGGTCGAGGACGCCCGGCTGCACGGCGGCTGGCTGGAGGCGTGGGGCGAGCCGGGCGGCGGCGCGCAGTTCCGGCTGACCGTGCCCGTGCGCTCGGGCGACCGCCTGGTCGCGGCGCCGCTGCCGCTGATACCTCGCGACCGCGCCGTCGACGCGCGGCCCGCGGCGATCGAGGCCGCGCCCGCACCGGACGACGACGTCGCCGGCGAGCCGGCGGGGGTGGCCCGATGA
- the mtrA gene encoding MtrAB system response regulator MtrA gives MRARVLVVDDDPALAEMLGIVLRSEGFLPSFVADGERALAAFRENRPDIVLLDLMLPGMSGIDVARAIRTESGIPIVMLTAKSDTVDVVLGLESGADDYVVKPFKPKELVARMRARLRRGEDAAPELLTIGPPGNQITIDVPAHTVARDGEEVKLTPLEFDLLVALARKPRQVFTREVLLEQVWGYRHAADTRLVNVHVQRLRAKIEPDPERPEIILTVRGVGYKAGTG, from the coding sequence ATGAGAGCCCGGGTACTCGTCGTCGATGACGACCCAGCGCTGGCCGAGATGCTCGGCATCGTCCTGCGCAGCGAAGGTTTCCTGCCGTCCTTCGTCGCCGACGGGGAGCGCGCCCTCGCCGCGTTCCGGGAGAACCGGCCCGACATCGTTCTGCTGGATCTGATGCTGCCCGGCATGAGCGGCATCGACGTGGCCCGGGCCATCCGGACCGAGTCGGGCATTCCGATCGTCATGTTGACGGCCAAGAGCGACACGGTCGACGTCGTGCTCGGGCTGGAGTCCGGCGCCGACGACTACGTGGTCAAGCCCTTCAAGCCCAAGGAGCTTGTCGCGCGGATGCGCGCCCGGCTGCGCCGGGGCGAGGACGCCGCGCCCGAGCTGCTCACCATCGGGCCGCCCGGCAACCAGATCACCATCGACGTGCCGGCGCACACCGTCGCGCGCGACGGCGAGGAGGTGAAGCTGACGCCGCTCGAGTTCGACCTGCTGGTCGCGCTCGCTCGTAAGCCGCGCCAGGTCTTCACCCGTGAGGTGCTGCTCGAACAGGTCTGGGGCTACCGGCACGCGGCGGACACCCGGCTGGTGAACGTGCACGTCCAGCGGCTGCGCGCGAAGATCGAACCGGACCCGGAGCGGCCGGAGATCATCCTCACGGTGCGCGGGGTCGGCTACAAGGCGGGAACCGGATAG
- the manA gene encoding mannose-6-phosphate isomerase, class I, producing MAAVFPLRGVVRPYAWGSRTSIAELQGRPSPSETPEAELWLGAHPGDPSTVTGPDGPVSLATLIEDDPKGQLGADVVDEFGARLPYLMKVLAAAAPLSLQAHPDADYAKRAYAAQEADPEAPRNYTDAHHKPEMLVALTPFDALCGFRAPDVSAALLADLNIPRLAPVVAALRAGPAGLRDAVRALLTWPAADRPALIDEVVAAARSAVPATRGHELAIDLAGHYPGDPGVLVALLLNHVRLAPGEAIWMPAGNLHAYLRGTGIEIMAASDNVLRGGLTPKRVDVEELLRVLRFEVLDDPILPATEVAPGVRTWQVPVREFALYRMTLTPTTPPLRLPGTGPRIVLGTRGDVFVAEAIDGTPAEVVPGTAAYVPAQTGPATVAGVGEIFVACPAT from the coding sequence GTGGCCGCTGTCTTCCCACTTCGCGGCGTCGTCCGGCCGTACGCCTGGGGCTCGCGCACGTCGATCGCCGAGCTACAGGGCCGGCCGTCGCCGAGCGAGACCCCGGAGGCGGAGCTGTGGCTGGGCGCCCACCCGGGCGACCCGTCGACCGTCACCGGCCCCGACGGCCCGGTCAGCCTGGCCACGCTGATCGAGGACGACCCGAAGGGCCAGCTCGGCGCGGACGTCGTCGACGAGTTCGGCGCACGCCTGCCGTACCTGATGAAGGTCCTGGCCGCCGCGGCGCCGCTGTCGCTACAGGCACACCCGGACGCGGACTACGCGAAGCGGGCGTACGCCGCGCAGGAGGCGGACCCGGAGGCCCCCCGCAACTACACGGACGCCCACCACAAGCCGGAGATGCTCGTCGCGCTCACGCCGTTCGACGCGCTCTGCGGTTTCCGTGCGCCGGACGTGTCGGCGGCGCTGCTCGCCGACCTGAACATCCCGCGCCTGGCACCGGTGGTCGCGGCACTGCGCGCCGGCCCGGCCGGCCTCCGCGACGCGGTACGCGCCCTGCTGACCTGGCCGGCCGCCGACCGCCCGGCCCTGATCGACGAGGTCGTCGCGGCGGCGAGGTCCGCGGTACCCGCCACGCGGGGCCACGAGCTGGCGATCGACCTGGCCGGCCACTACCCGGGCGATCCGGGTGTGCTGGTGGCGCTCCTGCTCAACCACGTCCGGCTGGCGCCCGGCGAGGCGATCTGGATGCCGGCGGGCAACCTGCACGCGTACCTGCGCGGCACCGGCATCGAGATCATGGCGGCCAGCGACAACGTGTTGCGCGGCGGTCTGACCCCTAAGCGGGTGGACGTGGAGGAGTTGCTGCGGGTCCTGCGCTTCGAGGTCCTCGACGACCCGATCCTCCCGGCCACGGAGGTGGCGCCGGGCGTGCGGACCTGGCAGGTACCGGTGCGTGAGTTCGCCCTCTACCGGATGACCCTGACCCCGACGACACCGCCACTACGCCTACCGGGCACGGGCCCCCGCATCGTCCTGGGCACCCGAGGCGACGTGTTCGTGGCGGAGGCGATCGACGGGACGCCGGCGGAGGTCGTGCCAGGAACCGCGGCCTACGTCCCGGCCCAAACCGGCCCCGCCACAGTGGCCGGCGTAGGCGAGATCTTCGTCGCCTGCCCAGCCACCTAA
- a CDS encoding cation diffusion facilitator family transporter translates to MSAGGGTKAIVAALGANLGIAATKFIAWALTGSSSMLAEAIHSVADSGNQALLLLGGKRSTRKATPQHPFGYGRERYVYAFIVSIVLFSVGGLFALYEAYHKLHDRHGIESWQWVPITVLLIAIGLESFSFRTAIQESNLIRGKASWVSFVRRAKAPELPVVLLEDAGALLGLVFALFGVTLTLITGDGLWDGIGTAGIGFLLVAIAIVLAIETKSLLLGEGANPEDVTRIEQAVLAGSGVERIIHMKTLYLGPDELLVAAKIAVPPTENAAEVAQHIDECEARIREAMPVARVIYLEPDIYHPEAAASSSESAAEPATA, encoded by the coding sequence GTGAGTGCCGGAGGCGGCACCAAGGCGATCGTCGCGGCACTCGGCGCCAACCTGGGCATCGCGGCCACCAAGTTCATCGCGTGGGCGCTGACCGGCTCCTCCTCGATGCTCGCCGAGGCCATCCACTCGGTCGCCGACTCCGGCAACCAGGCGCTGCTGCTGCTCGGCGGCAAGCGGTCGACCCGCAAGGCCACCCCGCAACACCCCTTCGGGTACGGCCGTGAGCGTTACGTCTACGCGTTCATCGTCTCGATCGTGCTGTTCAGCGTCGGTGGCCTGTTCGCGCTCTACGAGGCGTACCACAAGCTGCACGATCGCCACGGCATCGAGAGCTGGCAGTGGGTGCCGATTACGGTGCTGCTCATCGCCATCGGCCTGGAGAGCTTCTCGTTCCGTACGGCGATCCAGGAGTCGAACCTGATCCGCGGCAAGGCCTCGTGGGTCTCCTTCGTCCGCCGCGCCAAGGCACCCGAGCTGCCGGTCGTGCTGCTCGAGGACGCCGGCGCGCTGCTCGGCCTGGTCTTCGCCCTCTTCGGCGTGACGCTGACCCTGATCACCGGCGACGGCCTCTGGGACGGCATCGGCACCGCGGGCATCGGCTTCCTGCTGGTGGCCATCGCGATCGTCCTGGCGATCGAGACCAAGAGCCTGCTGCTCGGCGAGGGCGCCAACCCCGAGGACGTCACGAGGATCGAGCAGGCCGTGCTGGCCGGCTCCGGCGTCGAGCGCATCATCCACATGAAGACGCTCTACCTGGGCCCCGACGAGCTGCTGGTCGCCGCGAAGATCGCGGTGCCGCCGACGGAGAACGCGGCCGAGGTGGCACAGCACATCGACGAGTGCGAGGCCCGGATCCGCGAGGCGATGCCGGTCGCCCGGGTGATCTACCTCGAGCCGGACATCTACCACCCGGAAGCGGCGGCGTCGTCGTCGGAATCCGCCGCGGAACCCGCGACGGCGTAA
- a CDS encoding SIS domain-containing protein, with the protein MAGPFEGTAGLTGRRVADEALLEDEKAMAENDPGGMLRATASAGAQVRESAALAAEANLSALADEGRPRAVVVAGIGTAGLTGGILATVAGPRCPVPIIGHRSAGVPGWVGAADVVIAVSASGRSPEALAAADAAARRGARLVAIGNPDSELQAMAERARAPFIPVPRRAPARASLWGLAVPVLLAARSLGLVKVNEADLAETAARLDADAERCRVSAESFVNPAKSLALGLAGSIPIVWGSSPLATVAARRFADTLAANARYPVMAGALGEAGRGRVGLLDGPFGGLAESAHDIFADPDADAELATRLRLVVLRDGGLNPEEEADEPVAVEERRADAVQTLAERRGVRCDVVTAEGGSALERLASLVAVPDFASIYLALAHGLDPMAVPAINEMKELSNPMPEGLQ; encoded by the coding sequence ATGGCGGGCCCGTTCGAGGGGACAGCCGGCCTCACCGGCCGCCGGGTGGCGGACGAGGCGCTGCTCGAGGACGAGAAGGCGATGGCCGAGAACGACCCGGGCGGCATGCTGCGGGCCACCGCGTCCGCGGGCGCCCAGGTCCGGGAGTCGGCGGCGCTGGCCGCCGAGGCCAACCTGAGCGCGCTGGCCGACGAGGGCCGGCCGCGCGCGGTCGTCGTCGCCGGCATCGGCACCGCCGGCCTGACCGGCGGCATCCTCGCCACCGTCGCGGGCCCGCGCTGCCCGGTCCCGATCATCGGGCACCGCAGCGCCGGCGTGCCCGGCTGGGTCGGCGCGGCCGACGTGGTCATCGCCGTCTCCGCCAGCGGCCGCAGCCCCGAGGCGCTGGCCGCCGCGGACGCCGCCGCCCGCCGCGGCGCGCGGCTCGTGGCGATCGGCAACCCCGACTCCGAGTTGCAGGCCATGGCCGAGCGTGCCCGGGCGCCGTTCATCCCGGTGCCGCGCCGCGCACCGGCCCGGGCCAGCCTCTGGGGCCTGGCCGTTCCGGTCCTGCTGGCGGCCCGCAGCCTCGGCCTGGTCAAGGTCAACGAGGCCGACCTCGCGGAGACGGCCGCCCGCCTCGACGCGGACGCCGAGCGCTGCCGGGTCAGCGCCGAGTCCTTCGTGAACCCGGCGAAGTCCCTGGCCCTCGGCCTGGCCGGCTCGATCCCGATCGTCTGGGGCTCGTCGCCGCTCGCCACGGTCGCCGCCCGCCGCTTCGCCGACACGCTGGCCGCCAACGCCCGCTACCCGGTGATGGCCGGCGCGCTCGGCGAGGCCGGCCGGGGCCGGGTCGGCCTGCTCGACGGGCCGTTCGGCGGCCTGGCCGAGTCGGCGCACGACATCTTCGCCGACCCGGACGCCGACGCCGAGCTGGCGACCCGCCTGCGCCTGGTGGTGCTGCGCGACGGCGGCCTCAACCCGGAGGAGGAGGCCGACGAGCCGGTGGCCGTCGAGGAACGCCGCGCCGACGCGGTGCAGACCCTCGCGGAACGCCGGGGCGTGCGCTGCGACGTGGTCACCGCCGAGGGCGGTTCGGCCCTGGAGCGGCTGGCGTCGCTGGTGGCGGTGCCCGACTTCGCCTCGATCTACCTGGCGCTGGCGCACGGCCTCGACCCGATGGCGGTCCCGGCGATCAACGAGATGAAGGAGCTGAGCAACCCGATGCCCGAGGGCCTCCAGTGA
- a CDS encoding Trm112 family protein, translated as MALDPQLLEILACPDTHHAPLDYDAGAQTLTCTECGRVFEVRDDIPVLLLDEATTPGKAS; from the coding sequence GTGGCCCTCGACCCGCAGTTGCTGGAGATTCTGGCCTGCCCGGACACACACCACGCGCCGCTCGACTACGACGCCGGCGCACAGACGCTGACCTGCACGGAGTGCGGTCGCGTCTTCGAGGTGCGCGACGACATCCCGGTGCTGCTGCTGGACGAGGCGACGACACCCGGAAAGGCCTCTTGA
- a CDS encoding phosphomannomutase/phosphoglucomutase, with protein MTDLSQLVKAYDVRGVVPEQLNETVARALGTAFVEMLRESGDEAERIVIAHDMRETGPALVAAFAAGANSAGSVVVHIGLGSTDQLYYASGVLGLPGAMFTASHNPAQYNGIKLCRAGARPVGQDSGLVIVRQRAEELLDDLDAVGEVPSAIEHRDLLADYAGHLRSLVDLSGIRPLKVVVDAGNGMGGHTVPAVLGDQVLPALPLEIVPLYFELDGSFPNHEANPLDPANLVDLQAAVRRHGADLGLAFDGDADRCFVVDEKGDPVSPSAVTALVAKRELAKFPGSTIIHNLITSAAVPEIIKENGGVPVRSRVGHSFIKAEMARTNAVFGGEHSAHYYFRDFWFADTGMLAALHVLAALGEQEQPLSAFAAEFERYSASGEINSKVADAAAKVAEVRAAFPDATFDNLDGMTAELADGSWFNLRASNTEPLLRLNVEAAKPDRMAALRDEVLSIVRG; from the coding sequence TTGACTGATCTGTCCCAGCTGGTCAAGGCGTACGACGTCCGTGGCGTCGTGCCGGAGCAGCTCAACGAGACGGTGGCCCGCGCGCTGGGTACGGCCTTCGTGGAGATGCTCCGGGAGTCCGGCGACGAGGCCGAACGGATCGTGATCGCCCACGACATGCGCGAGACCGGTCCCGCGCTGGTCGCCGCGTTCGCCGCCGGCGCCAACTCGGCCGGCTCGGTCGTCGTGCACATCGGGCTCGGCTCGACCGACCAGCTCTACTACGCCTCGGGCGTGCTGGGGCTGCCCGGCGCGATGTTCACCGCCAGTCACAACCCGGCGCAGTACAACGGCATCAAGCTGTGCCGCGCGGGCGCCCGGCCGGTCGGCCAGGACAGCGGCCTGGTCATCGTCCGCCAGCGCGCCGAGGAGCTGCTCGACGACCTCGACGCGGTGGGCGAGGTGCCGTCGGCCATCGAGCACCGCGACCTGCTGGCCGACTACGCCGGGCACCTGCGCTCGCTTGTCGACCTCTCGGGCATCCGCCCGCTCAAGGTCGTGGTCGACGCCGGCAACGGGATGGGCGGCCACACCGTTCCGGCCGTGCTCGGCGACCAGGTGCTGCCGGCGCTGCCGCTGGAGATCGTGCCGCTCTACTTCGAGCTCGACGGCTCGTTCCCGAACCACGAGGCCAACCCGCTCGACCCGGCCAACCTGGTCGACCTGCAGGCCGCGGTCCGCCGGCACGGCGCCGACCTGGGTCTCGCGTTCGACGGCGACGCCGACCGCTGCTTCGTCGTCGACGAGAAGGGCGACCCGGTCTCGCCGTCGGCGGTCACCGCGCTGGTGGCGAAGCGGGAGCTGGCCAAGTTCCCCGGCAGCACGATCATCCACAACCTGATCACCTCCGCCGCGGTTCCAGAGATCATCAAGGAGAACGGCGGCGTGCCCGTGCGCAGCCGGGTCGGCCACTCGTTCATCAAGGCCGAGATGGCCCGGACGAACGCCGTCTTCGGCGGCGAGCACTCGGCCCACTACTACTTCCGCGACTTCTGGTTCGCCGACACCGGCATGCTCGCCGCGCTGCACGTCCTGGCGGCGCTCGGCGAGCAGGAGCAGCCGCTGTCGGCGTTCGCGGCGGAGTTCGAGCGCTACTCCGCGTCCGGCGAGATCAACTCCAAGGTCGCCGACGCGGCCGCGAAGGTGGCCGAGGTGCGTGCCGCGTTCCCGGACGCCACATTCGACAACCTGGACGGCATGACCGCGGAGCTCGCCGACGGCTCCTGGTTCAACCTGCGCGCGTCGAACACCGAGCCGCTGCTGCGTCTCAACGTCGAGGCGGCCAAGCCGGACCGCATGGCGGCACTCCGCGACGAGGTGCTCTCCATCGTTCGCGGTTAG
- a CDS encoding endonuclease V: MTGSPRTEAEALAIQDALRPQVIDAPGPSDPATVAGLDVAYHEDGERLAAAIVVLDARTHAVLDSAVVHGRPAFPYVPGLFAFREVPTLLEALDRLRVRPEVLICDGHGLAHPRRFGLACHLGVLTGLPSFGVGKTPLVGAWEPVGERRGARSELVDGGEVVGAVLRTRDAVKPVFVSVGHRINLGTACGLTLALTPRFRLPETTRAADRACRDALAGGPRGVTVPRR; this comes from the coding sequence GTGACCGGTTCCCCGCGTACGGAGGCAGAGGCCCTCGCCATCCAGGACGCCCTGCGTCCACAGGTGATCGACGCACCCGGCCCGTCCGACCCGGCGACGGTCGCGGGCCTGGACGTGGCCTACCACGAGGACGGTGAGCGGCTCGCCGCGGCGATCGTGGTGCTCGACGCGCGGACACACGCGGTCCTCGACAGCGCGGTGGTGCACGGCCGCCCGGCCTTCCCGTACGTGCCCGGGCTGTTCGCCTTCCGGGAGGTGCCGACACTGCTGGAGGCGCTGGACCGGCTCCGCGTCCGGCCGGAGGTGCTGATCTGCGACGGGCACGGGCTGGCGCATCCGCGCCGGTTCGGGCTCGCCTGCCACCTCGGCGTGCTGACCGGCCTGCCGTCGTTCGGCGTCGGCAAGACGCCGCTGGTCGGTGCGTGGGAGCCGGTGGGCGAGCGGCGCGGCGCCCGATCGGAGCTGGTCGACGGCGGCGAGGTGGTCGGCGCGGTGCTGCGGACCCGGGACGCGGTGAAGCCCGTCTTCGTCTCGGTGGGGCACCGGATCAACCTCGGCACCGCGTGCGGGCTGACGCTCGCCCTGACGCCGCGGTTCCGGCTGCCGGAGACCACCCGGGCGGCGGACCGGGCCTGTCGCGACGCTCTGGCCGGCGGACCCCGAGGTGTAACGGTCCCGAGACGGTGA
- a CDS encoding DUF779 domain-containing protein: MGARVDVTPAAAELMRSLRGQHGPLMFHQSGGCCDGSSPMCYLEGEFRTGSSDVLLEELRIDGVDEPISFWMSTSQFEAWKHTHLTVDVVPGRGSGFSLEAPEGVRFLIRSRVLTPEELAALAS; the protein is encoded by the coding sequence ATGGGCGCCCGAGTAGACGTGACCCCCGCCGCGGCCGAACTGATGCGGTCGCTGCGGGGGCAGCACGGCCCGCTGATGTTCCACCAGTCCGGCGGCTGCTGCGACGGCAGCTCCCCGATGTGTTACCTCGAGGGGGAGTTCCGCACCGGATCGAGCGATGTGCTGCTCGAGGAGCTGCGAATCGACGGCGTGGACGAACCGATCTCCTTCTGGATGAGCACCTCGCAGTTCGAGGCCTGGAAGCACACCCACCTCACGGTGGACGTGGTGCCGGGCCGCGGCAGCGGCTTCAGTCTGGAGGCGCCCGAGGGGGTGCGCTTCCTGATCCGCAGCCGCGTGCTCACACCCGAGGAGCTGGCGGCGCTCGCGTCGTGA
- the adh gene encoding aldehyde dehydrogenase: MTIYSPPGSDGAIVSYESRYDHWIGGEYVPPAEGRYFENPSPVNGQNFCEIARGTAADVERALDAAHAAADAWGRTSVAERANILNKIADRMEANLEKLAVAETWENGKPVRETMAADLPLAIDHFRYFAGALRAQEGTLGEIDDDTIAYHFHEPLGVVAQIIPWNFPILMAVWKLAPALAAGNAVVLKPAEQTPASIHLWMSLVADLLPPGVVNIVNGFGVEAGKPLASSKRVAKVAFTGETTTGRLIMQYASENIIPVTLELGGKSPNIFFDDVSAADDDFMDKALEGFTMFALNQGEVCTCPSRALIQRGHYSDFLAAGVKRVENLKQGNPLDTDTQVGAQASNDQLEKILSYYDIGRQEGAKVLIGGSRADLGGDLSGGYYVQPTIFEGANSMRIFQEEIFGPVVSVTSFSDYADAIKIANDTLYGLGAGLWTRDMNTAYRAGREIKAGRVWTNCYHLYPAHAAFGGYKQSGIGRENHKMMLDHYQQTKNLLVSYSPKAMGFF; encoded by the coding sequence GTGACCATCTACTCCCCACCCGGATCAGACGGCGCGATCGTCAGCTACGAGTCGCGGTACGACCACTGGATCGGCGGCGAATACGTGCCGCCCGCCGAGGGCCGGTACTTCGAGAACCCCTCACCGGTCAACGGACAGAACTTCTGCGAGATCGCCCGCGGCACCGCCGCCGACGTCGAGCGGGCCCTTGACGCGGCGCACGCCGCGGCCGACGCCTGGGGCCGCACCTCGGTTGCCGAGCGCGCCAACATCCTCAACAAGATCGCCGACCGGATGGAGGCCAACCTCGAGAAGCTGGCCGTCGCCGAGACCTGGGAGAACGGCAAGCCGGTCCGCGAGACGATGGCCGCCGACCTCCCGCTGGCGATCGACCACTTCCGCTACTTCGCCGGCGCGCTGCGCGCGCAGGAGGGCACCCTCGGCGAGATCGACGACGACACCATCGCCTACCACTTCCACGAGCCGCTCGGCGTCGTCGCGCAGATCATCCCCTGGAACTTCCCGATCCTGATGGCGGTCTGGAAGCTCGCGCCCGCGCTGGCCGCCGGCAACGCCGTCGTGCTCAAGCCGGCCGAGCAGACCCCGGCGTCGATCCACCTGTGGATGTCGCTCGTCGCCGACCTGCTGCCGCCGGGCGTCGTCAACATCGTGAACGGCTTCGGCGTCGAGGCCGGCAAGCCGCTGGCGTCCTCGAAGCGGGTCGCCAAGGTGGCGTTCACCGGCGAGACCACCACCGGCCGTCTGATCATGCAGTACGCCTCCGAGAACATCATCCCGGTGACGCTGGAGCTCGGCGGCAAGAGCCCGAACATCTTCTTCGACGACGTCAGCGCCGCCGACGACGACTTCATGGACAAGGCGCTCGAGGGCTTCACGATGTTCGCCCTGAACCAGGGTGAGGTCTGCACCTGTCCGTCCCGGGCGCTGATCCAGCGCGGCCACTACTCCGACTTCCTGGCCGCGGGCGTCAAGCGCGTGGAGAACCTGAAGCAGGGCAACCCCCTGGACACCGACACCCAGGTCGGCGCGCAGGCCTCCAACGACCAGCTCGAGAAGATCCTGTCCTACTACGACATCGGCCGGCAGGAGGGCGCCAAGGTCCTCATCGGCGGGTCCCGCGCCGACCTCGGCGGCGACCTGTCCGGCGGCTACTACGTGCAGCCGACCATCTTCGAGGGCGCCAACTCGATGCGGATCTTCCAGGAGGAGATCTTCGGCCCGGTGGTCTCGGTGACCTCGTTCTCCGACTACGCCGACGCCATCAAGATCGCCAACGACACCCTGTACGGCCTCGGCGCCGGCCTGTGGACACGCGACATGAACACGGCGTACCGGGCGGGCCGGGAGATCAAGGCCGGCCGGGTCTGGACGAACTGCTACCACCTCTACCCGGCGCACGCCGCGTTCGGCGGTTACAAGCAGTCCGGCATCGGCCGGGAGAACCACAAGATGATGCTCGACCACTACCAGCAGACGAAGAACCTGCTGGTCAGCTACTCGCCCAAGGCCATGGGCTTCTTCTAG